In Pseudobdellovibrionaceae bacterium, the following proteins share a genomic window:
- a CDS encoding dicarboxylate/amino acid:cation symporter, whose protein sequence is MELNPFSFARMEAQALINLTQGLKKLVAKHLWAKILFGLFLGLAVGLLLSPNLNLVSPRMAEVTTSWLALPGQLFLSLVQMVVIPLVFASVVRGVAAGDSIEQLKSLGLKVGLYYLFTTIVAVSIGLAIASAIQPGRHMDKETVSKMLPQDSKQSGPDVTNGITTPSLKEIIPSLIPQNPLGAIVGGEMLQIVLLALFMGIALMSLREDVARPLLELLNSLQQVSMVVIHWAMYLAPIAVFGLMTRLMYQVGLDALLGLGIYVGTVLLGLALVMVFYMVLLTFMSHQNPWNFLGQIREVQLLAFSTSSSAAVMPLTIETAQKKLGIRPSIAQFLIPLGTTINMDGTALYQGVATVFLAQIFQIDLSFGQMILVVVTATAASIGAPGTPGVGIVVLSMILSSIGVPPSGIVLIMGVDRVLDMCRTIINVSGDLTAASIMDRLVPKIQESGQRSPKNS, encoded by the coding sequence ATGGAGTTGAACCCTTTTAGCTTTGCGCGGATGGAAGCCCAGGCTCTGATCAACCTGACTCAGGGCCTAAAAAAACTGGTTGCAAAACACCTATGGGCCAAGATTCTTTTTGGCCTTTTTCTAGGCCTGGCGGTGGGCCTGCTTCTTAGCCCCAACTTGAACCTCGTCTCACCTCGCATGGCAGAAGTGACAACCTCCTGGCTTGCATTGCCGGGTCAGCTGTTTCTGAGTCTTGTACAGATGGTGGTCATCCCATTGGTTTTTGCCTCGGTGGTTCGCGGGGTCGCAGCAGGCGATAGCATTGAACAACTCAAGTCTCTTGGACTCAAAGTGGGGCTCTACTATTTGTTCACCACAATTGTGGCGGTCTCGATCGGCCTGGCGATTGCTTCGGCGATTCAGCCCGGACGCCATATGGACAAGGAAACCGTAAGTAAGATGCTGCCCCAGGACTCCAAACAAAGTGGCCCTGATGTCACAAATGGAATTACCACCCCAAGCCTCAAGGAGATTATCCCCTCATTGATTCCGCAAAACCCGCTGGGAGCTATTGTCGGGGGCGAAATGTTGCAGATTGTGCTTCTCGCACTCTTTATGGGTATAGCCTTGATGAGTCTTCGTGAGGATGTGGCCCGTCCTCTTTTGGAACTTCTCAACTCCCTGCAACAGGTTTCAATGGTCGTTATCCATTGGGCGATGTACTTGGCCCCCATCGCTGTTTTTGGTCTTATGACTCGACTCATGTATCAAGTGGGCCTCGATGCCTTGCTGGGATTGGGAATCTATGTGGGCACAGTCCTACTGGGACTGGCCTTGGTGATGGTTTTCTACATGGTTTTGCTTACCTTTATGAGCCATCAAAATCCCTGGAATTTTCTCGGTCAGATTCGTGAGGTTCAGTTGCTCGCTTTCTCAACTTCGAGTTCAGCTGCGGTTATGCCGCTGACGATCGAGACTGCGCAAAAAAAGTTAGGCATCCGCCCCTCGATTGCCCAATTTCTTATTCCTCTTGGAACGACGATTAACATGGATGGAACTGCACTCTATCAGGGAGTGGCCACTGTTTTTTTGGCGCAGATTTTCCAGATAGATCTTTCTTTTGGTCAAATGATTCTGGTGGTCGTCACCGCGACTGCGGCATCGATTGGCGCACCTGGTACACCGGGCGTGGGCATTGTGGTCTTGTCCATGATTCTTTCCAGTATTGGTGTTCCACCTAGCGGAATCGTTCTCATTATGGGAGTCGACCGGGTCCTAGATATGTGCCGAACCATTATCAACGTCAGTGGGGATTTGACCGCCGCATCCATCATGGACCGATTGGTTCCCAAGATTCAGGAGTCGGGCCAAAGGTCACCCAAGAACTCCTGA
- a CDS encoding ATP-binding cassette domain-containing protein, with translation MATVGAIESICLEDLGFSFGPKIKPIFVGLNYEFVKGGAYWIKSTSGGGKSSLLRILAALVTPTAGDLKIDGVGTREMSFEEFLPYRLQIGYSFELGGLISNKTLFENLMLPLQYHKLMAPNEATAWVEKLAEIFEISEHLHSRPSRVSGSIKKATVVARAFVMKPRVLILDEPTIGLSQSRKDALCKLVHDGRESGQFHIVITATDDVTFARKVATKTLEMRSQRIEETEVVQNAFIITHKKASS, from the coding sequence TTGGCTACAGTAGGTGCGATTGAATCAATATGCCTTGAGGATTTAGGCTTTTCCTTTGGGCCTAAAATCAAACCCATTTTTGTCGGTCTCAATTATGAGTTCGTCAAAGGCGGGGCCTATTGGATCAAATCCACCTCAGGCGGGGGCAAAAGCTCCCTGCTTAGGATTTTGGCCGCCCTCGTGACTCCTACAGCAGGAGATCTAAAGATAGACGGTGTGGGTACAAGAGAGATGTCCTTTGAGGAGTTTCTCCCTTATCGTTTGCAGATCGGCTACAGTTTTGAGTTGGGTGGTTTGATTTCCAACAAGACTCTGTTTGAAAACCTGATGCTTCCTCTCCAATACCACAAGCTGATGGCGCCGAATGAGGCGACGGCATGGGTTGAGAAGCTGGCCGAAATTTTTGAAATCTCAGAGCACCTGCACTCCCGACCGAGTCGAGTGTCGGGGAGTATCAAAAAAGCAACGGTTGTCGCTCGTGCCTTTGTGATGAAACCCAGAGTACTGATATTGGATGAACCGACGATTGGTCTTTCTCAGTCGCGAAAAGATGCTTTGTGTAAACTCGTTCACGATGGTCGTGAGTCAGGGCAGTTTCACATTGTGATCACGGCCACCGATGATGTGACCTTTGCCCGCAAAGTGGCGACCAAAACCCTGGAAATGAGAAGTCAGAGAATTGAAGAAACGGAAGTGGTTCAGAATGCATTTATTATCACTCACAAAAAGGCATCCTCATGA
- a CDS encoding M36 family metallopeptidase, with protein sequence MECWKVTVFVFFAGFSLGCGEGFKPVQGSGMLSSAQGPTAPVPIVEPPPEEPPPPAVPEILNWDDPVPAGVQAADCLENDLYNVCLVYKNPVFANGGSFSPRLTISNAKAADEAKIMQYGLKIPEDTTLSNKNFRIVAPRSLAKAENGSWKFPFAGDADQKLAQIQSFYWLNRQVSHFQERAGKFYWADTRAPVVVYQSQLSNNAYFDGRGITLGYSGSSSGRSLLAMDVTVAVHEAGHGNIAAATRGAGVGGNCASKNGCLGAIHEGGGDIHAFMIFGEVGIIGEYFVNSLDGLRAPGNAKERNLTARDYYQRAGGEIHDMGNVYASIWWEVYANAKAAGIEKDVEGLFIDHLSGLDARDTFTSAFEVIEAMANQSGREKFVDQFRQEYQRMEVDLP encoded by the coding sequence ATGGAATGTTGGAAGGTCACTGTTTTTGTTTTTTTCGCTGGTTTCAGTCTGGGCTGCGGGGAAGGATTCAAGCCGGTGCAGGGCTCAGGGATGTTGTCATCGGCTCAAGGTCCAACCGCTCCGGTGCCAATTGTTGAGCCGCCCCCTGAAGAACCGCCGCCCCCAGCTGTGCCTGAGATTCTCAACTGGGATGACCCGGTTCCAGCTGGAGTCCAGGCGGCAGATTGCCTGGAAAACGATCTTTACAATGTCTGCCTGGTCTACAAGAACCCGGTATTTGCCAATGGCGGGAGTTTTTCTCCACGGTTAACCATATCAAATGCCAAAGCTGCCGACGAAGCCAAGATCATGCAGTATGGGCTTAAGATTCCAGAGGACACCACCTTGAGTAACAAGAACTTTCGAATTGTTGCGCCGAGGAGTTTGGCAAAGGCTGAAAACGGAAGTTGGAAGTTTCCATTTGCCGGAGATGCAGATCAAAAGTTGGCGCAGATCCAGAGCTTTTATTGGTTGAACCGACAGGTGAGCCACTTTCAAGAAAGGGCCGGCAAATTTTATTGGGCCGATACTCGCGCCCCAGTGGTCGTCTACCAATCCCAATTGTCCAATAACGCCTACTTTGATGGGCGGGGTATCACCCTGGGTTACAGTGGTTCCTCGTCTGGCAGAAGTCTCTTGGCCATGGACGTCACCGTCGCCGTTCACGAGGCCGGGCATGGCAACATTGCTGCCGCCACTCGCGGAGCTGGGGTGGGCGGCAACTGTGCCAGCAAAAACGGTTGCCTCGGGGCGATTCACGAAGGGGGTGGGGATATCCATGCCTTTATGATCTTTGGTGAAGTGGGCATTATTGGCGAGTACTTCGTCAATAGCCTTGATGGGCTCAGAGCCCCAGGCAATGCCAAGGAACGCAATCTGACAGCCCGCGATTATTATCAGCGGGCCGGTGGTGAAATCCACGACATGGGAAACGTCTATGCCTCAATTTGGTGGGAGGTTTACGCCAATGCCAAGGCAGCAGGGATCGAGAAGGATGTCGAGGGATTGTTTATTGATCACCTCTCAGGTCTGGACGCCCGCGACACATTCACCTCGGCCTTTGAAGTGATTGAGGCTATGGCCAATCAGAGTGGAAGAGAAAAGTTTGTCGATCAATTCCGTCAAGAGTACCAACGAATGGAAGTCGATTTGCCATGA
- a CDS encoding sigma-54-dependent Fis family transcriptional regulator has protein sequence MRFLLASSDDATLGAARESLATKHEVVLAGNRLSAMEEMKVGRFDICFFDMEFLRNPRANESGMMEEIRAHQPESKFVLLTSADSVREVVDLVKASADNYLTYPIDPIEMDLLIEKIQRQERRLAELNYLRDQFWDPDSLELVKTSSEVMVEVFEKIRDVAPTRSTALLSGETGVGKGVLARLIHRHSSRKDKQFIHVHCGAIAEGLVESELFGHEQGAFTGAVKRKMGKFELADRGTIFLDEVSTLSSNAQIKLLQVLQDGIFQRVGGESDIRVDVRVVAATNENLEEMVAQGKFRRDLFFRLNVFPILIPPLRDRVEDLPALLETLLARLQRAYMKNIAGFQSELIGALQKYHWPGNIRELENLVERAYIIEKSNLITTESFPKELFENDQEQAILPLNLDLPLAEARHRTVENFERQYLIELLASSDGKINLAAERAQIGVRQLNKLMNKYGLRKEDFKAS, from the coding sequence ATGCGGTTTTTACTCGCCAGTTCGGATGACGCTACTCTTGGGGCTGCCCGTGAGAGTTTAGCTACAAAACATGAGGTGGTCCTTGCCGGCAATCGCCTGTCGGCCATGGAAGAGATGAAGGTCGGTCGCTTCGACATTTGTTTTTTTGATATGGAGTTCCTGCGCAATCCCAGAGCCAACGAAAGCGGCATGATGGAGGAAATCAGGGCTCATCAGCCTGAGTCCAAGTTTGTCTTGCTCACAAGTGCGGACTCAGTTCGTGAAGTGGTGGATCTGGTCAAGGCATCGGCGGACAACTATTTAACCTATCCCATTGATCCTATCGAAATGGATTTGCTCATTGAAAAAATCCAGCGGCAGGAGCGCCGTCTGGCAGAACTGAACTACCTGCGTGATCAGTTCTGGGATCCTGATTCCTTGGAGCTCGTCAAAACCTCCAGCGAAGTCATGGTTGAAGTCTTTGAAAAGATTCGCGATGTGGCACCCACTCGCTCAACGGCCTTACTATCGGGTGAGACTGGAGTGGGGAAAGGTGTTCTCGCTCGCCTGATTCACCGGCATAGTAGCCGCAAAGATAAACAGTTCATCCATGTTCACTGTGGCGCCATCGCCGAAGGTTTAGTTGAAAGTGAATTGTTTGGACACGAGCAAGGGGCTTTTACCGGTGCCGTTAAGCGGAAGATGGGCAAATTTGAGTTGGCCGATCGTGGAACGATCTTCCTCGATGAGGTTTCAACTCTTTCTTCAAACGCACAGATCAAGCTTCTGCAGGTTCTCCAGGACGGTATCTTTCAAAGGGTCGGCGGTGAGTCTGATATTCGCGTGGATGTGCGAGTTGTAGCGGCCACCAATGAAAACCTGGAAGAAATGGTGGCTCAGGGAAAGTTCCGTCGGGATCTGTTCTTCCGATTGAACGTGTTTCCCATTCTGATCCCCCCTCTAAGGGATCGGGTGGAGGATTTGCCGGCCCTGTTGGAGACCCTTTTGGCGCGACTGCAAAGAGCCTATATGAAAAACATTGCGGGATTTCAGTCTGAACTGATTGGGGCTCTGCAAAAGTACCACTGGCCCGGGAACATTCGCGAGTTAGAGAACTTGGTGGAGAGGGCTTACATTATTGAGAAGTCCAATCTGATCACTACCGAGAGCTTCCCAAAGGAATTGTTCGAAAATGATCAAGAACAGGCGATTCTGCCCCTGAATTTGGATTTGCCTTTGGCAGAAGCCCGCCATCGAACCGTGGAGAACTTCGAACGTCAATACCTGATTGAGCTCTTGGCATCAAGTGACGGCAAAATCAACCTTGCTGCCGAACGAGCCCAGATTGGCGTTCGGCAGCTCAACAAACTCATGAATAAGTACGGCCTGCGCAAAGAGGACTTCAAGGCTAGCTAG
- a CDS encoding RidA family protein encodes MKKVIMTDRAPAPVGPYSQAIEVDGTLYCSGQISIDPSSGEVFTGDIQKQAQMVMKNVEAVLAAADMTFGNVVKTTIFLTDMADFAKVNEVYASCFTAEPPARSCVAVASLPKGVNVEVEVLARR; translated from the coding sequence ATGAAAAAAGTGATTATGACAGATAGAGCTCCTGCTCCGGTGGGGCCCTACTCTCAGGCCATTGAAGTCGATGGCACCCTCTATTGCTCTGGACAGATTTCCATTGACCCATCGTCGGGCGAAGTCTTCACCGGCGACATTCAAAAACAAGCTCAGATGGTAATGAAAAACGTGGAGGCCGTGTTGGCTGCAGCGGATATGACCTTTGGCAATGTGGTGAAAACCACGATTTTTCTCACCGACATGGCTGACTTTGCCAAGGTTAACGAAGTTTATGCCAGCTGCTTTACTGCCGAACCTCCGGCTCGCTCCTGTGTTGCTGTGGCCTCACTTCCCAAAGGTGTGAACGTGGAGGTTGAGGTTCTGGCTCGGCGTTGA
- a CDS encoding MCE family protein, whose amino-acid sequence MKVKLNRFERAAGIFLLAAVVGSIAVTVGVAIKKGWFSRKVLYETSLDNAEGIHPGTVVQVSGLRAGEVSDVELVSSDRVLVRFRILEKFSRRVRTDSRIQVVRPFIIGEKVLDLSIGSDQTEVAEGGIIPSKPSMDLMDLVSGKRMNDFLSSFSGMVDSLKVLSSAFADPKRTEALIKTLDRMEPLVVNLNRMAKEMTKMTVTLNRDDRFESMVVGMTDLTREMKVILPEMAKEAPQMGKQMGQLIASLSTLAKEFEKLAPAIQEVAPDLPRTSRRAVEALDEAVVLLKAMQKSIFLRGNVEDVREEESKSRKPAGGEKAK is encoded by the coding sequence ATGAAGGTTAAGCTCAACAGGTTTGAAAGAGCAGCGGGGATTTTTCTACTGGCCGCAGTTGTTGGTTCCATTGCCGTCACTGTCGGGGTGGCCATTAAAAAGGGCTGGTTCTCGCGGAAGGTTCTCTATGAAACCTCTCTCGACAATGCTGAGGGAATTCATCCTGGAACTGTGGTCCAGGTGTCAGGTCTTCGCGCTGGGGAAGTGAGTGATGTGGAGTTGGTGTCTTCCGATCGGGTATTGGTGCGGTTTCGGATTTTGGAAAAGTTCTCTCGTCGGGTGCGAACCGATAGCCGCATTCAGGTGGTGCGGCCCTTTATTATTGGTGAAAAGGTATTGGATTTGTCCATTGGGTCGGATCAAACTGAGGTGGCCGAGGGTGGAATCATTCCTTCCAAACCCAGTATGGATTTGATGGATCTGGTCTCGGGAAAGCGCATGAATGACTTTCTCTCTAGCTTTAGCGGGATGGTGGATAGTCTTAAGGTGCTCTCAAGTGCTTTTGCTGATCCTAAGAGGACAGAGGCTCTCATCAAAACTCTCGATCGCATGGAGCCTCTTGTTGTTAATTTGAACAGGATGGCCAAAGAGATGACCAAAATGACGGTCACTCTTAATCGCGATGATCGCTTCGAGTCGATGGTGGTGGGCATGACTGATTTGACCCGCGAGATGAAGGTGATTTTGCCTGAAATGGCCAAGGAAGCCCCCCAAATGGGTAAGCAGATGGGCCAACTCATTGCCAGCCTCAGTACCTTGGCAAAGGAATTCGAAAAATTGGCTCCTGCAATTCAGGAGGTAGCACCTGACTTGCCACGCACCAGCCGTCGCGCGGTTGAAGCCCTGGATGAAGCTGTGGTATTGCTCAAGGCGATGCAGAAGTCCATTTTCCTGCGCGGCAACGTGGAAGATGTGCGGGAAGAGGAGTCCAAGTCCCGTAAGCCTGCCGGCGGTGAGAAGGCAAAGTAG
- a CDS encoding succinylglutamate desuccinylase/aspartoacylase family protein, with translation MKPLVIAEKEINPGERKRFVIEVARLYDFTTVGMPVEVIRGKEPGPTLFVTGAIHGDEINGVEIIRRLLRRKDLAHLRGTLIAVPIVNVFGFNNKSRYLPDRRDLNRSFPGNEDGSLAARLAHILLNEIILQSTHGIDLHTAAIHRQNLPHIRTSLGDQKAMELAEVFGAPLILHSESRDGSLREMAFENKIPILLFEGGEALRFEEHVIRSGLQGCMRVMRAIDMLPPLPDAKPRKKPFLAKASHWLRAPRSGCLRLKKHLGDLVKEGEILGVVSDPFDRDREEIVAKKPGVIIGVTSIPLVNQGDAILHLATGKDVEIVQEFLGDLWPDS, from the coding sequence ATGAAACCATTGGTGATTGCGGAAAAAGAAATTAATCCAGGTGAACGCAAGCGGTTCGTCATAGAGGTGGCGCGCCTTTACGATTTTACCACCGTTGGGATGCCGGTAGAGGTGATTCGCGGCAAGGAGCCGGGTCCCACCTTGTTTGTGACAGGAGCCATTCACGGCGACGAAATCAATGGTGTGGAGATTATTCGTCGATTGTTACGACGAAAGGATCTGGCGCATTTGAGAGGCACATTAATTGCCGTTCCGATCGTCAACGTCTTTGGCTTTAATAACAAGTCTCGGTACCTTCCGGATCGTCGCGATCTTAATCGCTCTTTCCCTGGCAACGAGGATGGATCATTGGCGGCGCGGTTGGCTCACATTTTGTTAAATGAGATCATCCTTCAATCCACCCATGGGATTGATCTGCACACGGCGGCCATTCATCGACAAAATCTGCCCCATATCCGTACCAGTCTCGGTGACCAAAAAGCTATGGAATTGGCCGAAGTGTTTGGTGCCCCATTGATTCTTCATTCCGAGTCACGGGATGGCTCTCTGCGTGAAATGGCTTTCGAAAACAAGATTCCAATTTTGTTATTTGAGGGCGGTGAAGCCCTGCGTTTTGAAGAGCACGTGATCCGCTCTGGGCTTCAGGGATGCATGCGTGTCATGCGGGCGATTGACATGCTGCCGCCGCTACCCGATGCAAAACCCCGCAAAAAGCCCTTTCTCGCCAAAGCCAGTCACTGGCTAAGGGCGCCGCGAAGTGGTTGTTTGCGTTTGAAAAAACATTTGGGTGATTTGGTGAAGGAGGGGGAAATCCTGGGTGTGGTTTCTGACCCCTTTGACCGGGATCGGGAAGAGATTGTGGCTAAAAAACCTGGAGTCATTATTGGGGTGACCAGTATACCATTGGTCAATCAGGGCGACGCCATTCTTCATTTGGCAACGGGTAAGGACGTGGAGATTGTTCAGGAGTTCTTGGGTGACCTTTGGCCCGACTCCTGA
- a CDS encoding organic solvent tolerance protein has protein sequence MKIKHLGRWQRILAGGLVGLGLLVGSQVQAKELTNRLGVGYSDQFGESLPSLAVRYYPNSQLGLSASLGVDTRKDNSRFGFMARVHRVIFMEANLNFYMGAGAGILSVETAGKNESGFELSGFFGAEFFLYGLDSLAFMFESGVGVTSISSEVRFRTLGDHPVKAGIAFYF, from the coding sequence ATGAAGATCAAACATCTGGGACGGTGGCAGCGGATATTGGCAGGGGGACTGGTGGGCCTGGGACTCCTGGTTGGCAGCCAGGTTCAAGCTAAAGAACTGACGAATCGTCTGGGGGTCGGTTACTCGGATCAGTTTGGCGAAAGTCTGCCCAGCCTAGCTGTGCGCTATTATCCGAATTCCCAACTGGGGCTTTCGGCATCCCTGGGTGTGGATACTCGCAAGGATAATTCCCGATTTGGCTTTATGGCCCGTGTGCACAGGGTGATCTTTATGGAAGCCAATTTGAACTTCTACATGGGGGCGGGAGCCGGAATCCTCAGTGTGGAAACCGCAGGTAAAAACGAATCGGGATTTGAGCTGAGTGGCTTTTTTGGCGCGGAGTTTTTTCTCTATGGTCTTGACAGCTTAGCCTTTATGTTTGAATCCGGGGTCGGTGTGACATCCATCTCCAGTGAGGTGCGCTTCCGAACCTTGGGGGATCATCCGGTCAAGGCGGGGATCGCATTTTACTTTTAA
- a CDS encoding ABC transporter permease, with product MTWNFFTRYLFSKRAGSLVRTIAWICIVGIGLGVLSLVVVLSVMNGFNGTIRERLLAVEPHLVVSTRSLHEGIGKNREDLGALRAEVSQLPGAHGAIVESQDVILRTLEGTFGGAVAKGMDGDSLEKIFLDIQNAGKKRKSPYSDFVMIEGNPDETEKKQEAKAESEKELVQRLAHLDGGEVILGVDLAHTLRIFEGDQILVIPPESLLAPAGETPVYEKVTVRALLSSRVADVDGKMMFYNPAHTLNRFRKSVSREVALEIRLPESYDFNAMAEEYRKRGFDVDTWVSRNEALFFALKMEKLAMTIFLALSALITCFSIVTVLVLLLTQKRRDLGILMAMGMSQARTRQVFTRVGMILSFFGMGGGLALGLGACYLLDKYPIEMLPDIYYDSSIPVKVTPELIYFVLGVAVVVAFLSSYLPARVNTSYQSSELLRYGRK from the coding sequence ATGACCTGGAACTTCTTTACCAGATATCTCTTTTCCAAACGGGCTGGGTCCCTAGTACGCACCATTGCTTGGATCTGTATCGTTGGAATCGGCCTTGGAGTCCTGTCCTTGGTCGTCGTCCTCTCAGTCATGAATGGCTTTAATGGAACCATTCGTGAGAGACTGCTGGCAGTCGAACCTCACTTGGTGGTTTCCACCCGCAGTCTACATGAGGGCATTGGCAAAAATCGGGAGGACCTTGGCGCCCTTCGGGCTGAAGTCAGTCAACTTCCTGGAGCTCATGGCGCCATTGTTGAAAGTCAGGATGTCATTTTGCGCACTCTTGAAGGGACCTTTGGTGGTGCCGTGGCCAAGGGAATGGATGGGGATTCCCTGGAGAAAATCTTTCTCGATATTCAAAACGCCGGCAAAAAGCGCAAGAGTCCCTACTCAGATTTTGTCATGATTGAGGGTAATCCTGACGAGACTGAAAAAAAACAAGAAGCTAAAGCGGAAAGTGAAAAGGAGCTGGTGCAAAGGCTCGCCCATCTGGATGGGGGGGAAGTGATCTTGGGGGTGGATTTGGCTCACACCCTGCGGATTTTTGAGGGCGATCAGATTCTAGTGATCCCACCAGAAAGTCTTTTGGCACCGGCAGGGGAGACACCTGTCTATGAGAAGGTCACCGTTCGAGCTCTTCTTTCCTCACGGGTGGCTGATGTGGACGGCAAGATGATGTTTTATAATCCGGCTCACACTCTCAATCGCTTTCGCAAGTCTGTGAGTCGCGAGGTGGCTCTGGAAATTCGCCTTCCGGAGTCTTACGACTTTAATGCCATGGCAGAGGAATATCGGAAGCGTGGATTTGACGTGGACACCTGGGTCTCCCGTAACGAAGCTCTGTTCTTTGCTCTCAAGATGGAAAAGCTGGCCATGACCATTTTTCTGGCCTTGAGTGCCCTGATCACGTGTTTTTCCATCGTCACAGTGTTAGTGTTGTTGCTGACCCAAAAACGTCGTGATTTGGGAATTCTCATGGCCATGGGAATGAGTCAGGCGCGAACGCGGCAAGTGTTCACCCGGGTTGGAATGATTCTGAGTTTTTTCGGAATGGGTGGTGGTTTGGCACTTGGTTTGGGAGCTTGCTATTTGCTCGACAAATATCCTATCGAGATGCTTCCAGACATCTATTATGACTCTTCAATTCCGGTAAAAGTGACTCCTGAATTGATCTATTTTGTTCTTGGCGTGGCTGTCGTAGTGGCTTTTTTGAGTTCTTACCTCCCGGCTCGGGTCAATACCTCCTACCAGTCCTCAGAGCTCCTCCGTTATGGGCGGAAATAG
- a CDS encoding ABC transporter permease, giving the protein MIYFAVRAAVYDQSQGIRSVISVISAQIYFTGVQALPLISVLALASGSIVIMQSNLQLSILGGAEMIGNLLVVIIVREISPLLTALVVIARSGTAVASELGNMKVNKETEALEVLGINPLSYIVFPRLVGGILSVLGLAFYFIVVALIGGFLVTSLIHDIPFSFYSESLAQAFAAEDVLLFLAKNTFSGAIIFVVCSHQGMLVQGGPEEVPQVTTKAVMNSIIYVTIFNLGVTTLFYLNQLIQLGVI; this is encoded by the coding sequence ATGATCTATTTTGCCGTTCGTGCCGCTGTCTATGATCAATCCCAGGGAATCCGTTCCGTAATCTCAGTGATTTCGGCACAAATCTACTTTACGGGTGTGCAGGCTTTGCCGCTGATTTCAGTATTGGCCCTGGCCTCGGGAAGTATTGTGATCATGCAATCCAATCTTCAGCTCAGTATTCTTGGCGGCGCAGAGATGATCGGTAATCTTTTGGTGGTGATCATTGTTCGGGAGATCTCTCCTTTGCTCACAGCTCTTGTCGTCATTGCCCGTAGCGGAACAGCAGTGGCCTCAGAGCTGGGAAACATGAAAGTCAATAAGGAGACCGAAGCCCTTGAAGTCTTGGGGATCAATCCACTGAGCTACATTGTCTTTCCGCGTCTTGTGGGTGGCATTCTTAGCGTTCTTGGTTTGGCCTTCTACTTTATTGTTGTCGCCCTCATCGGTGGTTTTCTCGTCACCTCTTTAATTCACGACATTCCCTTTTCCTTTTACTCTGAGTCTTTGGCTCAGGCCTTTGCCGCAGAGGACGTGTTGCTATTTCTAGCTAAGAACACCTTTTCTGGGGCGATTATTTTTGTGGTCTGTAGTCACCAGGGAATGCTGGTTCAGGGTGGCCCCGAGGAAGTACCCCAGGTCACAACCAAGGCGGTGATGAACAGCATCATATACGTAACGATTTTCAATTTGGGTGTAACGACTTTGTTTTATCTCAACCAACTCATACAATTGGGAGTCATTTAG
- a CDS encoding YdcF family protein, giving the protein MLRNWRSWSMVAGLMVLGLTSWSFLRESKRIQAQPATAWEEDHKADCAVVLTGGAGRVREGFDLLAQKNIKKLIISGVYPHATLKEIFPQWVFYGALDERDVILEKRSGTTYGNAQQTLPLVEALHCRDLILVTSRLHMYRSLKIFSSVFPPDLTIYPRAIVQGGFEPSFGELLVEVVKSEFYSLWAY; this is encoded by the coding sequence ATGCTGAGAAACTGGCGTTCCTGGTCGATGGTGGCCGGCTTGATGGTTCTGGGTCTCACCTCCTGGTCCTTTCTTCGGGAGTCGAAGCGCATTCAAGCTCAGCCGGCTACTGCCTGGGAAGAAGATCACAAGGCCGATTGTGCTGTGGTATTGACCGGCGGGGCCGGTCGGGTCCGTGAAGGCTTTGATCTGCTGGCGCAAAAGAATATCAAGAAGTTGATCATCTCGGGAGTTTATCCTCATGCCACGCTTAAGGAAATCTTCCCTCAGTGGGTGTTCTACGGAGCTCTTGATGAGCGAGATGTGATTTTGGAAAAACGCTCGGGAACGACTTACGGGAACGCCCAACAGACCTTGCCTTTAGTCGAGGCCCTTCATTGTCGCGATCTGATCCTGGTCACATCTCGTCTCCACATGTACCGATCGCTTAAGATTTTTTCTTCCGTATTCCCTCCGGACCTGACCATTTATCCTCGGGCCATTGTTCAGGGTGGATTCGAGCCTAGTTTCGGGGAGTTATTGGTCGAAGTTGTTAAGAGTGAGTTCTACTCTCTTTGGGCCTACTAA